The following coding sequences are from one Ornithodoros turicata isolate Travis chromosome 1, ASM3712646v1, whole genome shotgun sequence window:
- the LOC135397216 gene encoding B-box type zinc finger protein ncl-1-like — MFNNNSVVSYFPSQATGDAAGSRWPGDLSPLPVCPGTSRSAQSSLNANTTISSKCDSCQDASIFPKVLNCLHTFCKLCLERQLTSTDKLKCPLCLQETTLPAEGIAGLFSNYATSIILKTLVLDRSCLTCTACKHTAVPAVARCLDCIHYICLNCVMAHQFMHCLQTHRVLTLGEIQIYPNNLRKDDQATRCFRHKNQTVQFTCRTCDISVCRECAAFEHPIDTHNLMALVDVRQKLNESLSFVISSTKKKANSLLSSATGIETTLSRLHIEYRKAQADICSSFESWNETTLEQSKQEILIDLQNTYNKKLLFIESLGKKVQDSLCKIIKVCVTAERLAIFSSTNQELLEFQQLLDTDFQEIMAFNPEAHLQGMELVFVPNFTALQVSIRNSLASTQQRSEILLRGALSRPDIKAPTIDRYSQTPLGTSNNSSSSTSSMRERIYCGGASCSTSNDPCSTSLSYAEKWSTEPNPIFPYVPHLSEPSVSLLRSSYALGNVLQNKSPIKRRKIFYHSKFGEFGVMEGQFTEPSGVAVNAQGDIIIADTNRHRIQVFDRGGRFKLRFGECGRRDGQLHYPNRVFVVHAFGHIIVTERSPTHQVQVFNQYGHFLRKFGSSVLEHPRAVTVDSKRRIIVVECKVMRVIIFDLWGNILRQFSCSEHLDFPNGVAANDKEEIFISDNGAHCVKVFSYEGALLRLIGGAGVTNYPIAVCINRNGHLVVSDNHHYFHITVFTQDGHLVSAFESHVKHAQCYDVALTYDNSVILASKDCRLYIYRYDRSLF; from the exons ATGTTCAACAACAACAGCGTCGTCTCTTACTTCCCTTCACAAGCAACC GGTGACGCAGCAGGGAGTAGGTGGCCAGGTGACTTGTCTCCTCTCCCGGTCTGTCCTGGAACGTCGCGTTCCGCCCAGAGCAGCCTCAATGCGAATACTACCATCAGCTCCAAGTGCGACAGCTGCCAGGACGCCTCCATATTCCCTAAG GTACTCAACTGTCTGCACACCTTCTGCAAATTGTGCCTGGAAAGACAACTGACAAGCACCGACAAGTTGAAATGCCCTCTGTGTTTACAAGAGACGACCTTACCAGCCGAAGGCATTGCCGGACTCTTCTCAAACTATGCCACATCAATCATCCTCAAGACCTTGGTGCTCGATCGTTCATGTCTCACGTGCACTGCGTGCAAACACACAGCTGTTCCCGCAGTTGCACGCTGCCTTGACTGCATCCACTACATATGTTTAAATTGTGTAATGGCACACCAATTCATGCATTGCCTTCAAACCCACCGGGTTCTCACACTGGGTGAGATACAGATCTATCCAAACAACCTTAGAAAAGATGACCAAGCGACACGTTGTTTTCGCCACAAAAATCAGACTGTTCAGTTCACTTGCAGGACCTGCGACATTTCTGTTTGCCGGGAGTGCGCAGCGTTTGAACACCCCATTGACACTCACAACCTCATGGCTCTTGTCGATGTGAGACAAAAGCTCAACGAAAGTCTCTCATTCGTCATCAGCAGCACTAAAAAGAAGGCCAACAGCCTCCTCAGCTCTGCGACCGGCATAGAAACGACTTTGAGCCGGTTACACATCGAGTACCGCAAGGCTCAGGCTGATATTTGCAGCTCCTTCGAATCCTGGAACGAGACGACACTCGAACAGAGCAAGCAAGAAATTCTGATAGACCTGCAAAACACCTATAATAAAAAGCTTCTGTTCATTGAGAGCCTGGGCAAGAAAGTGCAGGACAGCTTATGCAAGATCATCAAAGTTTGCGTCACTGCCGAAAGGCTAGCAATCTTCTCGTCTACAAACCAGGAATTACTAGAATTTCAACAACTGCTGGATACAGATTTCCAGGAAATAATGGCCTTCAACCCTGAGGCACACTTGCAGGGCATGGAGCTGGTGTTCGTGCCCAACTTCACCGCCTTGCAAGTGAGCATCCGAAATTCCTTGGCGTCTACCCAGCAGCGCTCCGAAATCTTGCTGCGTGGAGCGCTCTCACGACCCGATATCAAGGCCCCAACCATCGACAGATATTCCCAAACTCCTCTTGGAACGAGCAACAACTCATCATCGAGCACATCGTCAATGCGTGAGCGCATCTACTGCGGTGGTGCAAGTTGCTCTACTAGCAATGACCCGTGTTCTACGAGCCTGTCTTATGCAGAAAAATGGTCCACAGAACCAAACCCAATATTTCCCTACGTGCCTCACCTTTCGGAGCCCAGCGTGAGCCTGCTGCGCAGTTCATATGCCTTGGGTAACGTCCTGCAAAACAAGTCCCCAATAAAGCGCAGGAAAATTTTCTACCACAGCAAGTTCGGAGAGTTCGGCGTCATGGAGGGTCAGTTCACGGAACCATCTGGAGTAGCTGTTAACGCTCAAGGCGACATTATTATAGCAGACACCAACAGACATCGTATCCAGGTATTCGACAGAGGCGGCAGATTCAAGTTACGCTTCGGAGAGTGCGGCAGGAGAGACGGCCAATTGCATTATCCGAACCGCGTTTTTGTCGTTCATGCTTTCGGCCACATCATAGTGACCGAACGATCTCCAACGCACCAGGTTCAAGTTTTCAACCAGTACGGACACTTCCTCCGAAAGTTTGGTTCATCAGTCTTGGAGCATCCGCGTGCAGTCACTGTCGACAGCAAACGACGAATCATCGTCGTTGAATGCAAAGTAATGCGAGTTATCATCTTCGACCTTTGGGGGAACATCTTGCGTCAGTTCAGCTGTTCCGAGCACCTCGATTTCCCGAACGGCGTCGCAGCGAATGACAAAGAGGAAATTTTTATCTCTGACAATGGAGCTCATTGTGTGAAGGTGTTCTCCTACGAAGGTGCACTCCTCCGGCTTATTGGTGGAGCTGGGGTAACCAACTATCCCATAGCTGTGTGCATCAACAGAAATGGTCATCTGGTCGTGTCGGACAATCACCACTACTTCCATATCACTGTGTTTACGCAAGATGGCCATCTCGTGAGCGCCTTCGAAAGCCACGTGAAGCATGCACAGTGCTACGACGTTGCCCTCACGTACGACAACTCCGTCATACTTGCTAGCAAGGACTGTAGACTATACATTTATCGCTATGACCGGTCATTGTTCTAA